A region of Chloroflexota bacterium DNA encodes the following proteins:
- a CDS encoding threonine--tRNA ligase: MAGKKGNHREQDEFLYKLRHSTAHVMAGVVLEMFPEGKIAIGPPIENGFYYDFDLPRSLTPEDLVEIEDRMRKVIEADYPFERRVISPEEARALFRDQPYKLELIEDILESGTDEYGEKADGNTELTTYRHDGFEDLCRGPHLERTGQIPKDGFKLLNVAGAYWRGDERRPMLQRIYGTVWPSKEELDRYLAWLEEVERRDHRRLGRELDLFSIHPDLGGGLVLWHPKGGMIRKVAEDFCRAEHEKAGYDFVYSPHIGRSKLWQTSGHLEFFRENMYAPIEIDGQEYYLKPMNCPFHILIYKSQLRSYRDLPLRFAEWGTVYRYERGGVLHGLLRVRGFTQDDAHIFCRPDQMPEEIDRVLNFCLHILRSFGFTEFNAYLSTRPEKAVGAPEQWRDAEAALERALEQAGIPFEIDEGGGAFYGPKIDLKINDAIGREWQLSTIQFDFNLPERFDMTFIGEDGKEHRPYMIHRALLGSMERFFGVLIEHYGGAFPVWLAPVQAQLIPIADRHVAYADQVAERLRAAGIRVQVNRSTERMQAKIRDAQLQKIPYMLIVGDREMKAGAVAVRLRTGEDKGAMAVEDFLDMAQRVIQEKALL, from the coding sequence ATGGCTGGGAAGAAGGGGAATCATCGAGAGCAGGATGAGTTCTTGTATAAGCTGCGTCATTCCACCGCACATGTGATGGCTGGCGTCGTGCTGGAGATGTTCCCGGAGGGAAAGATCGCCATCGGCCCTCCCATCGAGAATGGGTTCTACTACGACTTCGATCTGCCGCGTTCGCTCACGCCGGAGGATCTGGTGGAGATCGAGGACCGAATGCGGAAGGTGATCGAGGCCGATTATCCATTTGAGCGGCGCGTGATCTCTCCCGAGGAGGCGCGCGCGTTGTTCCGCGACCAGCCGTATAAGCTGGAGCTGATCGAGGATATCCTGGAGTCGGGCACGGACGAGTATGGCGAGAAGGCGGATGGTAATACGGAACTGACCACCTATCGCCATGATGGCTTTGAGGACCTTTGCCGTGGCCCGCATTTGGAACGCACGGGGCAGATTCCCAAGGATGGGTTCAAGCTGCTGAACGTGGCGGGTGCCTACTGGCGTGGCGACGAGCGGCGCCCCATGCTCCAGCGCATCTACGGCACGGTCTGGCCCAGCAAGGAGGAGCTGGATCGGTACCTGGCCTGGCTGGAGGAGGTGGAGCGACGGGATCACCGCCGGTTGGGCCGGGAGCTGGATCTCTTCTCCATCCACCCGGACCTGGGGGGCGGCCTGGTGCTGTGGCATCCTAAGGGGGGCATGATTCGCAAGGTGGCCGAGGACTTCTGCCGGGCGGAACATGAGAAGGCCGGGTACGACTTCGTGTACTCCCCGCATATCGGGCGCAGCAAGCTATGGCAGACCAGCGGTCACCTCGAGTTCTTCCGAGAGAACATGTACGCGCCCATTGAGATCGATGGGCAGGAGTACTACCTGAAGCCCATGAACTGCCCCTTCCATATCCTGATCTACAAGAGTCAGCTGCGCTCCTATCGGGATCTGCCGCTGCGGTTCGCCGAGTGGGGGACGGTATATCGCTATGAGCGGGGCGGTGTTCTGCACGGCCTGCTGCGCGTGCGAGGCTTCACCCAGGATGATGCCCACATCTTCTGCCGCCCGGACCAGATGCCGGAGGAGATCGACCGGGTGTTGAACTTCTGCCTGCATATCCTGCGCTCCTTCGGGTTCACGGAGTTCAACGCCTATCTTTCCACCCGGCCGGAGAAGGCGGTGGGGGCGCCCGAGCAGTGGCGGGACGCCGAGGCCGCGTTGGAGAGGGCGTTGGAGCAGGCGGGTATCCCGTTCGAGATCGACGAGGGCGGTGGCGCCTTCTATGGGCCCAAGATCGATCTGAAGATCAACGACGCGATCGGCCGTGAATGGCAGCTCAGCACCATCCAGTTCGACTTCAACCTGCCTGAGCGGTTTGACATGACCTTCATCGGGGAGGATGGGAAGGAACACCGGCCGTACATGATCCATCGGGCGCTGCTGGGCTCCATGGAGCGGTTCTTCGGCGTATTGATCGAGCACTACGGCGGCGCCTTCCCCGTGTGGCTGGCGCCGGTCCAGGCCCAGCTGATCCCCATCGCCGACCGCCATGTGGCGTACGCCGATCAGGTCGCGGAGCGGCTGCGAGCTGCGGGGATCCGGGTCCAGGTGAACCGGTCCACGGAGCGGATGCAGGCCAAGATCCGTGATGCCCAGCTGCAGAAGATCCCCTATATGCTGATCGTCGGCGATCGTGAGATGAAGGCCGGTGCGGTGGCCGTGCGCCTCCGCACCGGTGAGGATAAGGGGGCCATGGCGGTGGAGGACTTTCTGGACATGGCACAGCGGGTCATTCAGGAGAAGGCGCTGTTGTAG
- a CDS encoding translation initiation factor IF-3, with the protein MSTRTTRVNEEIRAREVRVIDENGQQLGIMPTREALAMAQERGLDLVEVAPNATPPVCRMLDFGKYQYERAKRAREARRAQKRIEIKEIRLRPKTGEHDIAYKLRDARRFLQSGAKVKVRVRFRGREITHLDVGRELLDRIAEELSDIAVIEQRPSLDGRSLLMVLAPSQSQK; encoded by the coding sequence ATTAGCACCAGAACGACGCGAGTCAATGAGGAAATCCGTGCCCGTGAGGTACGGGTGATCGACGAGAACGGGCAACAGTTGGGCATCATGCCGACGCGAGAGGCCCTCGCGATGGCACAGGAACGTGGCCTGGATCTCGTCGAGGTTGCGCCGAACGCGACGCCGCCCGTCTGCCGCATGCTCGACTTTGGCAAGTATCAGTACGAGCGCGCCAAGCGAGCGCGAGAGGCCAGACGGGCGCAGAAGCGGATCGAGATCAAGGAGATCCGCCTACGGCCGAAGACGGGTGAGCATGACATCGCCTACAAGCTGCGGGATGCTCGCCGGTTCCTTCAGAGCGGCGCGAAGGTGAAAGTCCGGGTGCGATTTCGCGGTCGCGAGATCACCCATTTGGACGTCGGTCGTGAGCTGCTAGATCGCATCGCGGAGGAGTTGTCGGATATCGCCGTGATCGAGCAGCGGCCCAGCTTGGATGGGCGGAGCCTTCTGATGGTCCTGGCGCCTAGTCAGAGTCAGAAGTGA
- a CDS encoding 50S ribosomal protein L35 — protein sequence MPKIKTHKATAKRFRLSGSGKLLRMKQGKGHLRRKKPRRVRAMYDDTITVEHAGVRRRVVRLAPYLKKHR from the coding sequence ATGCCGAAGATCAAGACGCACAAGGCGACAGCGAAGAGGTTTCGACTCTCCGGTAGTGGAAAGCTGCTTCGCATGAAGCAGGGGAAGGGGCACCTGCGCCGCAAGAAGCCGCGGCGGGTCAGGGCCATGTACGATGACACGATCACCGTCGAGCATGCTGGCGTTCGACGCCGCGTCGTCCGACTGGCGCCGTACTTGAAGAAGCATCGATAA
- the rplT gene encoding 50S ribosomal protein L20 — protein sequence MTRVKGGVVTRRRHKKVLKQTKGQFGARHRVFRRANEALLHSLEYATRDRRNRKRDFRRLWITRINAAARQNGLSYSQFIYGLRQASVALDRKILADLAVHDDQAFAKVAEVAKAALSS from the coding sequence ATGACGAGAGTGAAGGGTGGCGTGGTGACGCGACGTCGCCACAAGAAGGTGTTGAAGCAGACCAAGGGCCAATTCGGCGCGCGCCATCGGGTGTTCCGTCGTGCAAACGAGGCTTTGCTCCACTCCCTTGAGTATGCCACTCGGGATCGGCGCAATCGCAAGCGGGACTTCCGCCGGTTGTGGATCACGCGGATCAACGCGGCCGCTCGTCAGAACGGGCTGTCCTACAGCCAGTTCATCTATGGATTGCGGCAGGCCAGCGTGGCGTTGGATCGCAAGATCCTGGCGGACTTGGCTGTGCATGACGATCAGGCCTTCGCCAAGGTAGCCGAGGTGGCCAAGGCGGCTTTGTCGTCCTGA
- a CDS encoding RNA methyltransferase encodes MKYVRSLKRRRVRYREGRFFVEGVRLVKDAWEAGITPAFVFYEPDLMDRPEVRTLLSAMQAAGVPCLAVSDRVLRAVSDTVTPQGIVAVLPMPEMRPPARSDLVLILDGVRDPGNLGAILRVAAGAGVGQVWMAPGTADPFSPKVVRAGMGAHFRLSLAWGTWEHIRRAVEGYRVWLADASGERLYDEVDWSLPSALIMGGEAAGAGEEARRLAVGRVRIPLADGVESLNVAVATGVILFEAVRQRRHRRTV; translated from the coding sequence GTGAAATATGTTCGCTCCCTGAAGCGCCGCCGTGTGCGTTATCGGGAGGGGCGTTTCTTTGTCGAAGGCGTGCGCCTGGTCAAAGACGCGTGGGAAGCGGGGATAACCCCCGCTTTCGTCTTTTATGAGCCCGATTTGATGGATCGGCCAGAGGTGCGGACGCTGCTCTCGGCGATGCAGGCGGCCGGCGTGCCGTGTCTGGCGGTGTCGGACCGTGTGCTGAGAGCCGTCAGCGACACGGTGACGCCGCAGGGGATCGTGGCCGTGCTGCCCATGCCGGAGATGCGGCCTCCTGCACGCTCGGACCTGGTGTTGATCCTGGATGGCGTGCGAGATCCCGGAAACCTGGGGGCTATCCTGCGCGTGGCGGCCGGCGCGGGCGTGGGACAGGTGTGGATGGCGCCGGGCACCGCCGACCCGTTCAGCCCGAAGGTCGTGCGGGCGGGGATGGGGGCCCACTTCCGGCTATCGCTGGCCTGGGGGACCTGGGAGCACATCCGGCGTGCCGTGGAGGGATACCGGGTCTGGCTGGCGGACGCCTCCGGCGAGCGGCTGTACGACGAGGTGGACTGGTCCCTGCCCAGCGCCCTGATCATGGGCGGTGAGGCGGCCGGCGCCGGCGAGGAGGCCAGGCGGCTGGCTGTGGGGCGTGTGCGCATCCCGCTGGCCGACGGCGTGGAGTCGTTGAACGTGGCCGTGGCGACTGGCGTGATCCTGTTTGAGGCGGTGCGCCAGCGGCGTCACCGCCGAACGGTTTGA
- a CDS encoding SAM-dependent chlorinase/fluorinase, with protein sequence MTTDFGLSDGYVGIMKGVILGIVPDATIVDITHDIQPHAISQAAFVIAAAAPYFPPGTVHLVIVDPGVGSERRAIAVQMKKTFFVAPDNGVLTHVLRPFTGDPNPVKIVQLTRRKYWLSKVSSTFHGRDVFAPVAAHLAAGVPLNKLGKPIDDPVLLDLPRPRQRADGVLEGHVIYVDRFGNLVTNIPAAWLGDSMQWRVEVAGRAVERIHVTYADVRRGQLLALIGSSGMLELSVREGSAALMLGAGEGAPVTVWPTGE encoded by the coding sequence ATGACCACCGACTTCGGCTTGAGCGATGGATACGTGGGGATCATGAAGGGGGTCATCCTGGGGATCGTCCCGGATGCCACCATCGTGGATATCACCCACGATATCCAGCCTCACGCCATCTCCCAGGCTGCCTTCGTGATCGCCGCGGCGGCCCCGTATTTTCCCCCGGGCACGGTCCATCTGGTGATCGTGGACCCGGGCGTGGGGAGCGAGCGACGGGCGATCGCCGTGCAGATGAAGAAGACGTTCTTCGTCGCCCCGGATAACGGCGTGTTGACGCATGTGTTGCGTCCCTTCACCGGGGATCCCAACCCGGTGAAGATCGTCCAGTTGACGCGCCGTAAGTACTGGCTGTCCAAGGTGAGCAGCACCTTCCATGGTCGTGACGTCTTTGCTCCGGTGGCGGCCCATCTGGCAGCGGGAGTGCCCCTCAACAAACTGGGCAAGCCCATCGATGATCCGGTGCTCCTCGATCTCCCTCGGCCCCGTCAGCGGGCGGATGGCGTTTTGGAAGGGCATGTCATTTACGTGGACCGTTTTGGCAACCTGGTTACCAATATCCCCGCTGCGTGGCTGGGGGATTCCATGCAATGGCGCGTGGAGGTGGCCGGTCGTGCCGTCGAGCGCATCCACGTCACCTATGCGGACGTGCGACGTGGGCAGCTGCTGGCGCTGATCGGCAGCTCGGGGATGCTGGAGCTCTCCGTGCGGGAGGGGAGCGCGGCGCTCATGTTGGGCGCCGGCGAGGGGGCGCCCGTGACCGTGTGGCCGACCGGCGAGTAG
- the murA gene encoding UDP-N-acetylglucosamine 1-carboxyvinyltransferase → MAHFVIHGGYPLNGEVVPSGNKNAALPLLAASLLTDEPVTLHNIPRIGDVLTMLQLLEMLGVEIQDDGSHTIRLQARRITSTAPDAELFSLIRGSITLLGPMLARAGHVALPMPGGDRIGRRRIDTHVLAMRELGARYAYNDRLEMTVDRLRGADVLLDEASVTATENAIMAAVLAEGTTILRNVASEPHVQDLCHFLNGLGARIQGIGSNTLVIEGVSSLRGGEFTISPDYIEIGSFIGLGAVTEGTLRIRNVVPDQIRMILMVFRDRLGVRLHLDGSDLVIEDKQDLRILPDLGGAVPKIDDAPWPAFPADLISIALVVATQARGTVLIHEKMFESRLYFVDRLISMGAQIILCDPHRCVVVGPTPLHGASMSSPDIRAGMALLIAALCAQGESVIGNISQIDRGYEHIDHKLQALGARLSRVED, encoded by the coding sequence ATGGCGCATTTCGTCATTCACGGTGGATATCCACTCAACGGTGAGGTCGTTCCCAGCGGCAACAAGAACGCCGCTTTGCCCCTGTTAGCGGCGAGCCTGCTGACCGACGAGCCGGTGACCCTGCACAACATCCCCCGGATCGGGGATGTGCTCACCATGCTCCAGTTGCTGGAGATGTTGGGTGTGGAGATCCAGGATGATGGGAGCCACACCATTCGATTGCAGGCCCGGCGGATCACCAGCACGGCCCCGGATGCGGAGCTGTTCAGCCTGATCCGGGGATCCATCACCCTGTTGGGCCCGATGCTGGCCCGGGCGGGTCACGTGGCCCTTCCCATGCCGGGCGGCGATCGGATCGGCCGGCGGCGAATCGACACCCACGTGCTGGCGATGCGGGAGCTGGGCGCCCGATACGCCTACAACGATCGGCTGGAGATGACGGTGGACCGGTTGCGGGGGGCTGATGTCCTGCTGGACGAGGCGAGCGTTACCGCAACGGAGAACGCCATCATGGCCGCCGTCCTGGCCGAGGGGACCACGATCCTGCGCAACGTCGCAAGCGAGCCTCATGTGCAGGACCTGTGTCATTTCCTGAACGGTCTGGGGGCGCGCATTCAAGGGATCGGCAGCAATACGCTGGTCATTGAGGGCGTGTCCTCGCTGCGAGGAGGGGAGTTCACCATCTCCCCGGATTATATCGAGATCGGATCGTTCATCGGGCTGGGCGCCGTCACGGAGGGCACGCTGCGCATTCGAAACGTGGTGCCCGATCAGATCCGCATGATCCTGATGGTCTTCCGGGATCGATTGGGGGTGCGCCTGCATCTGGACGGCTCCGATCTGGTCATCGAGGATAAGCAGGACCTGCGGATCCTGCCCGACCTCGGCGGTGCCGTGCCCAAGATTGATGACGCCCCCTGGCCCGCGTTCCCGGCCGATCTCATCTCCATCGCCCTGGTCGTCGCCACGCAGGCCCGGGGCACCGTTCTCATCCATGAGAAGATGTTCGAGAGCCGGTTGTACTTCGTCGATCGGCTCATTTCCATGGGGGCCCAGATCATCCTGTGCGATCCACATCGGTGCGTGGTTGTGGGGCCGACGCCGCTCCATGGGGCGTCTATGAGCAGCCCGGACATTCGGGCGGGCATGGCGCTGTTGATCGCCGCTCTGTGTGCCCAGGGCGAGAGCGTGATCGGCAACATCAGCCAGATCGATCGCGGATATGAGCATATCGATCACAAGTTGCAGGCGCTGGGAGCTCGCCTGAGCCGGGTGGAGGACTGA
- a CDS encoding nicotinate phosphoribosyltransferase, whose amino-acid sequence MSDDLFEPSPAVLSGDTADIYFIRSKRILEAEGLSPTVTMEIFSTGAGLLCGMREVHALLRRVLPREAKVWSLDEGMWVDTKEVVLRITGPYPSFAIYETAMLGILAHETGWATAARACVEAAGDIPVISFGARHVHPDVAARMEYAALVGGCAGCATPAGARLAGIEPSGTLPHALILCFGDTVAATEAFDRHIDPSVRRIALVDTFKDEAEEALRVAAAMGDRLWGVRLDTPAERGRVTPDLVKEVRARLDQAGYQHVRIVVSGGLDPERIRLFRSQQAPVDAFGVGSAISGARPIDFTADIKEIEGKPVAKRGRIPGITPNPRLQEVDLWKG is encoded by the coding sequence ATGAGTGATGACCTGTTCGAACCCTCTCCGGCCGTTCTGAGCGGGGACACGGCCGATATCTACTTCATTCGTTCCAAGCGGATCCTGGAGGCGGAGGGGCTCTCCCCGACGGTGACGATGGAGATCTTCTCGACCGGCGCGGGTCTGTTGTGCGGCATGCGTGAGGTGCATGCGCTCCTGCGCCGCGTGCTACCCCGTGAGGCGAAGGTGTGGTCGCTGGACGAGGGCATGTGGGTGGACACGAAGGAGGTCGTCTTGCGGATCACCGGTCCGTACCCCTCCTTCGCCATCTACGAGACGGCCATGCTGGGGATTCTGGCCCACGAGACGGGATGGGCTACGGCGGCTCGGGCGTGTGTGGAGGCGGCGGGCGACATCCCGGTCATCTCCTTTGGGGCCCGGCATGTGCACCCTGACGTGGCCGCCCGCATGGAGTACGCCGCGCTGGTGGGCGGTTGTGCGGGCTGTGCGACCCCGGCCGGCGCCCGGTTGGCCGGCATCGAGCCGTCGGGTACGTTGCCTCATGCCCTGATTCTGTGCTTCGGAGACACGGTGGCGGCGACCGAGGCCTTTGATCGCCACATCGATCCCTCGGTGCGGCGGATCGCGCTGGTGGACACCTTTAAGGATGAGGCGGAGGAGGCCCTGCGGGTGGCGGCCGCCATGGGAGATCGGCTGTGGGGGGTGCGGTTGGACACCCCGGCGGAGCGAGGCCGGGTCACCCCGGACCTGGTGAAGGAGGTGCGGGCCCGCCTGGATCAGGCGGGATACCAGCACGTGCGCATCGTGGTCAGCGGGGGCCTGGACCCCGAACGCATCCGCCTGTTCCGTTCACAACAGGCGCCGGTGGACGCCTTTGGCGTCGGCTCGGCGATCTCCGGGGCGCGCCCCATCGACTTCACGGCGGATATCAAGGAGATCGAGGGGAAGCCGGTGGCCAAGCGCGGCCGTATCCCCGGCATCACGCCCAACCCACGCCTGCAGGAAGTGGACCTGTGGAAGGGATGA
- a CDS encoding tRNA pseudouridine(13) synthase TruD produces the protein MTNGVPTQRLPFITEDLPGIGGEIKAEPAHFVVEEIPLYEPVGEGEHVYVRLTREGWTTRALQRQLMKLFHLREVDVGCAGLKDKHARVTQTFSMLLRDVDEETVAQRIQEVLPVQVEWVRRHRNKLRAGHLLGNRFRIVVLHPEPGALALAREIAAALRERGLPNYYGAQRFGVNGDNAQRGREVLFGRGPRERWLRRLLLSAYQAALFNVWLAERLRRGWFDRLLTGDIAKKMDTGGLFQVEDEEAEEPRFRRWEITYTGPIYGARMRWASGQPGELEREILESAGVTVEMLRRARLDGSRRTARLLLSDLQIEPHPDGLLFTFSLPKGGYATTVLREFMKTETFLPEE, from the coding sequence ATGACGAACGGGGTTCCGACGCAGCGGTTGCCCTTCATCACCGAGGACTTGCCCGGCATCGGGGGGGAGATCAAGGCGGAGCCCGCCCACTTCGTGGTCGAGGAGATCCCCCTGTACGAGCCGGTGGGCGAGGGTGAGCACGTCTATGTGCGCCTGACCCGTGAGGGGTGGACGACGCGCGCGCTGCAACGGCAACTCATGAAGTTGTTCCACCTGCGCGAGGTGGACGTCGGATGCGCCGGATTGAAGGACAAGCACGCCCGTGTGACGCAGACCTTTTCCATGTTGCTGCGGGACGTGGATGAGGAGACGGTGGCCCAGCGCATCCAGGAGGTGTTGCCGGTTCAGGTGGAGTGGGTGCGTCGGCATCGGAATAAGCTGCGGGCCGGGCATCTGTTGGGGAATCGCTTCCGCATCGTGGTGCTGCACCCGGAGCCGGGCGCGCTCGCCCTGGCCCGGGAGATCGCGGCGGCGCTCCGGGAGCGTGGCCTTCCCAACTACTACGGCGCGCAGCGCTTCGGCGTGAACGGCGACAATGCCCAGCGCGGGCGAGAGGTGCTGTTCGGGCGTGGCCCGCGGGAGCGTTGGCTGCGTCGGCTTCTGCTCTCGGCCTACCAGGCCGCGTTGTTCAACGTCTGGCTGGCGGAGCGTCTCCGGCGAGGTTGGTTCGATCGCCTGTTGACCGGCGATATCGCCAAGAAGATGGACACGGGCGGCCTGTTCCAGGTGGAGGATGAAGAGGCGGAAGAGCCCCGGTTCCGGCGATGGGAGATCACCTATACCGGCCCCATTTACGGCGCTCGCATGCGCTGGGCGTCCGGCCAGCCCGGTGAGCTGGAGCGGGAGATCCTGGAGTCGGCCGGCGTGACCGTGGAGATGTTGCGTCGGGCGAGGCTGGATGGCAGCCGGCGCACCGCCCGATTGCTTCTGAGCGATCTACAGATCGAGCCGCATCCGGATGGGCTGTTGTTCACCTTCTCACTGCCCAAAGGCGGGTATGCCACGACGGTCTTGCGTGAGTTCATGAAAACGGAGACCTTTTTGCCTGAGGAGTGA
- a CDS encoding LON peptidase substrate-binding domain-containing protein codes for MSWTRRLPLFPLRTVLFPGMVLPLHVLEERHRRMIDDCLAAGGELGVVFTARGERTPPEPHEIGTAARVTHVERPDAERMDIITVGQQRFRILTLHHDRPYLVGEVEFVPLSGGDTVEAERLAAQVRPRIGRYIELLAQVVGIDISVTDVPEDPVRLAYMTAIALQLPEEDKQELLATPDVRMLLTLEGRILGREEALLRFAARTQKAQDRLVTGATHYLYRN; via the coding sequence ATGAGCTGGACGCGTCGATTGCCGTTGTTTCCTCTGCGTACCGTGCTGTTTCCCGGGATGGTGCTCCCCTTGCACGTCTTGGAGGAGCGCCACCGGCGTATGATCGACGATTGCCTGGCTGCGGGTGGGGAACTCGGTGTGGTGTTCACCGCCCGGGGGGAGAGGACTCCGCCGGAGCCCCATGAGATTGGCACGGCCGCCCGGGTGACGCACGTTGAGCGGCCGGATGCGGAGCGCATGGACATCATCACGGTGGGGCAGCAGCGGTTCCGGATTCTGACCTTGCATCACGATCGCCCCTACCTGGTGGGGGAGGTGGAGTTTGTCCCCTTGAGCGGAGGGGACACAGTGGAGGCCGAGCGGCTGGCCGCCCAGGTGCGCCCCCGGATCGGCCGCTACATCGAGCTGCTGGCGCAGGTGGTGGGAATTGACATAAGTGTAACGGATGTTCCAGAGGATCCCGTGCGGCTGGCCTATATGACGGCCATCGCCCTTCAGCTGCCCGAGGAGGACAAGCAGGAGTTGTTGGCGACCCCGGATGTCCGCATGCTGCTGACGCTTGAGGGCCGGATCCTGGGACGGGAGGAGGCGTTGCTGCGGTTCGCTGCGCGCACGCAGAAGGCGCAGGATCGGCTGGTCACGGGGGCGACTCATTACCTGTACAGGAATTAG
- a CDS encoding AAA family ATPase — MKQQKITDDLDALLAVLPPHIEASLREANRGDELIEVVMDLGRLPEARFTDREITLSDKEITEQDLQYVVDRIGEFTDDNRAGIERTLHRISAIRNRKGRIVGLTCRVGRAVYGTIDIVQDIIESGKNILLLGRPGVGKTTMLREAARVLAEKKRVVIVDTSNEIGGDGDIPHPAIGRARRMQVATPSLQHEVMIEAVENHMPEVIIIDEIGRELEAAAARTIAERGVQLIGTAHGNTLENLLMNPTLSDLVGGIESVTLSDEEARRRGTQKSVLERRAPPTFDVLIEIQDRQHLVVHHDVAAAVDALLRGRDLQPEIRYRDSEGKVHIESAPKPAEQPRDRGVTLPWLSERPAAASAPPARTVRIYPYGIGQNRLRQAAANLHVPIVIARDLKDADVVMTLKNYYRKRPQPIAEAQRRGIPVYVLRSNTVTQMESSLADIFQIPAKPTDTLAEAIAEAQEAIRKVLNGAPAVDLRPQSAEVRRQQHQLARAANLVSHSYGREPFRHVRIYRE, encoded by the coding sequence GTGAAGCAGCAGAAGATCACGGATGATCTGGACGCCTTGTTGGCCGTGCTCCCGCCTCATATCGAGGCATCCTTGCGCGAGGCCAATCGAGGCGACGAATTGATCGAAGTCGTTATGGATTTAGGGCGTCTCCCGGAGGCGCGTTTCACGGATCGGGAGATCACGTTAAGCGATAAAGAGATCACGGAACAGGATCTGCAGTACGTCGTTGATCGGATCGGTGAGTTTACGGACGATAATCGGGCCGGCATTGAGCGGACGCTGCATCGCATCTCGGCCATTCGCAATCGTAAAGGGCGCATCGTCGGGTTGACATGCCGGGTGGGCCGCGCGGTATACGGCACCATCGACATCGTTCAGGACATCATCGAGTCGGGCAAGAACATCCTCTTGCTGGGGCGGCCGGGCGTCGGGAAGACGACGATGCTCCGCGAGGCGGCGCGCGTGTTGGCCGAGAAGAAGCGCGTCGTGATCGTCGACACGTCCAACGAGATCGGCGGCGACGGCGATATCCCGCATCCGGCGATCGGTCGTGCCCGGCGTATGCAGGTGGCGACCCCCTCGCTTCAGCATGAGGTGATGATCGAGGCCGTCGAGAACCACATGCCTGAGGTCATCATCATCGATGAGATCGGGCGTGAGCTGGAGGCGGCGGCCGCCCGCACCATCGCCGAGAGGGGGGTGCAGCTCATCGGCACCGCTCATGGGAACACGTTGGAGAATCTCCTGATGAACCCCACTCTGTCCGACCTGGTGGGGGGCATCGAGAGCGTGACCTTGAGCGATGAGGAGGCCCGGCGGCGCGGTACGCAGAAGTCCGTGCTGGAGCGGCGAGCCCCGCCCACCTTTGATGTGCTGATCGAGATCCAGGACCGCCAGCATCTGGTCGTGCACCACGATGTGGCGGCCGCCGTGGATGCCCTGTTGCGCGGGCGAGACCTGCAGCCCGAGATCCGCTATCGGGATTCCGAGGGCAAGGTGCATATCGAGAGCGCTCCCAAGCCCGCCGAGCAGCCTCGGGATCGCGGCGTCACGCTTCCCTGGCTCTCCGAGCGGCCCGCGGCCGCCTCCGCTCCGCCGGCGCGCACCGTGCGCATCTATCCATATGGCATCGGCCAGAATCGGCTCCGGCAGGCGGCGGCCAACCTGCACGTTCCCATCGTCATCGCCAGGGATCTGAAGGACGCCGACGTGGTGATGACCCTGAAGAACTACTATCGTAAGCGGCCGCAGCCCATCGCCGAGGCGCAGCGGCGGGGGATCCCGGTGTACGTGCTGCGTTCCAACACGGTGACGCAGATGGAGTCGAGCCTGGCGGACATCTTCCAGATCCCCGCCAAGCCGACGGACACGCTGGCGGAGGCCATCGCCGAGGCGCAGGAGGCCATCCGCAAGGTCCTCAACGGCGCCCCGGCCGTGGATCTACGCCCGCAATCGGCGGAGGTGCGACGTCAGCAACATCAACTGGCCCGTGCCGCCAACCTGGTCTCCCACAGCTATGGACGTGAGCCCTTCCGGCACGTCCGCATCTATCGGGAGTGA